The following coding sequences lie in one Pontibacter sp. G13 genomic window:
- a CDS encoding alpha/beta fold hydrolase — protein MSLTVQAQSWVDSSRYPFQHRFIELEAGTMHYVDEGSGETLLFLHGTPTWSFLYREFIASLSQSNRCIAVDHLGFGLSEHPASFDGRPESHSQNLAEFIEKLDLQEITLVVHDFGGPIGLGAALQHRDRIKRIVLFNTWLWETKHDAGAQKIDKIVHSGLGKFMYLRMNFSPKFLLKKGIYDKQNLPKEIHRQYVYPFPDKSSRQSLLQIGQSLVGSSDWYQAQWEQLDQLASLPWLILWGTKDEFITVDYLRKWRDRLPDARVKEFECGHFIQEEKAAEAIREMEAFMAL, from the coding sequence ATGAGTTTGACTGTCCAAGCCCAATCATGGGTAGATTCTTCCCGCTACCCATTTCAGCACCGATTTATCGAGCTAGAAGCTGGAACCATGCACTATGTGGATGAGGGAAGTGGGGAAACGCTTCTGTTCCTTCACGGGACGCCTACGTGGTCTTTTCTGTACCGGGAATTCATCGCATCCTTGTCTCAAAGCAATCGCTGCATCGCAGTGGATCACTTGGGGTTTGGGTTGTCGGAACACCCCGCATCCTTTGATGGTCGGCCGGAATCTCATTCGCAGAATCTGGCCGAATTCATCGAAAAGCTGGATCTGCAAGAAATCACGCTGGTGGTTCACGATTTTGGGGGGCCGATCGGTTTGGGAGCTGCCCTTCAGCATCGGGACAGAATCAAGCGGATCGTCTTGTTCAATACTTGGCTGTGGGAAACGAAGCACGACGCAGGCGCCCAGAAAATTGATAAAATCGTCCATAGCGGCTTGGGAAAATTCATGTATCTGCGGATGAATTTCTCGCCCAAATTCCTCCTGAAAAAAGGGATCTACGACAAGCAAAATCTCCCCAAGGAGATTCATCGGCAGTACGTCTACCCATTCCCTGACAAGTCCTCTAGGCAATCCCTGCTGCAGATCGGGCAATCCTTGGTGGGTTCCTCCGACTGGTATCAAGCGCAATGGGAACAATTGGATCAATTGGCTTCCTTGCCTTGGTTGATCCTCTGGGGTACCAAGGATGAATTCATCACGGTGGACTATCTCCGGAAATGGCGAGATCGGCTACCTGATGCACGTGTGAAGGAATTTGAATGTGGGCACTTCATTCAGGAGGAGAAAGCTGCCGAAGCCATCCGCGAGATGGAGGCATTCATGGCGCTGTAA